Proteins from one Streptosporangium becharense genomic window:
- a CDS encoding class I SAM-dependent methyltransferase, with protein MAAHDAVYTHGHHESVLRSHRWRTAENSAGHLLPYLRPGMSLLDVGCGPGTITAELAERVAPGTVTAVEVTAEALELARAEAARRGRSDIEFVVADAHALEFPDDTFDVVHAHQVLQHVGDPVQALREMRRVCRPGGVVAVRDSDYAAFAWFPALPELDEWMSLYQRVARANGGEPDAGRRLLSWARAAGFTDVTATSSTWCFATPDDRAWWGGMWADRILKSDMARQAIASGAATEDDLRRISAGWRAWAGEADGWMSLLHGELVCRV; from the coding sequence ATGGCAGCGCACGATGCCGTCTACACGCACGGACACCACGAATCCGTGCTCAGGTCCCACCGGTGGCGCACCGCGGAGAACTCGGCGGGACACCTGCTGCCGTACCTGAGGCCGGGGATGTCGTTGCTGGACGTCGGGTGCGGGCCGGGCACGATCACCGCCGAGCTGGCGGAGCGGGTCGCGCCGGGGACGGTCACCGCGGTCGAGGTGACGGCGGAGGCGCTGGAGCTGGCGCGGGCGGAAGCGGCACGGCGCGGGCGGAGCGACATCGAGTTCGTCGTGGCGGACGCGCACGCGCTGGAGTTCCCGGACGACACCTTCGACGTGGTCCACGCCCACCAGGTGTTGCAGCACGTCGGCGACCCGGTCCAGGCGTTGCGCGAGATGCGGCGGGTCTGCAGGCCGGGCGGGGTGGTCGCGGTGCGCGACAGCGACTACGCGGCGTTCGCCTGGTTCCCGGCCCTGCCCGAGCTGGACGAGTGGATGAGCCTCTACCAGCGTGTCGCCAGGGCCAACGGCGGAGAGCCCGACGCGGGGCGGCGCCTGCTGTCGTGGGCCCGTGCGGCGGGGTTCACCGACGTCACGGCCACCTCCTCCACCTGGTGTTTCGCCACGCCCGACGACCGCGCATGGTGGGGCGGCATGTGGGCCGACCGGATCCTGAAGTCGGACATGGCCCGCCAGGCGATCGCCTCCGGCGCCGCGACCGAGGACGACCTGCGCCGCATCTCGGCGGGCTGGCGGGCCTGGGCCGGGGAAGCGGACGGCTGGATGTCGCTGCTGCACGGCGAGCTGGTCTGCCGGGTCTGA
- a CDS encoding LacI family DNA-binding transcriptional regulator, with protein MPTNRRVTIALIAEEAGVSAPTVSKVINGRPEVAAETRRRVEHLLHKHGYRRRTGNDDGPVGLVDLVFAEVESPWAMELIRGTEAAAHEFGASVVISVLHSHAGPGRDWVERIAARRTDGAILVGSRINARRHGELAARSIPFVVVDPEGEPPPGVASVGATNWNGGLAATRHLIELGHRRIGMIGGPPDMLCSRARVDGYRAALETAGIAVDPALIGYGDFLVDSGRDRGHTLLSLADPPTAIFAGSDMQAFGVFEAARRRGLRVPDDLSVVGFDDLPLARSAWPPLTTVRQPLQEMAALAARMVLDPDRSGGREPRRVELATDLVVRESTAPPSR; from the coding sequence ATGCCAACCAACCGGCGCGTGACCATCGCCTTGATCGCCGAGGAGGCCGGGGTCTCCGCACCAACGGTCTCGAAAGTCATCAACGGGCGGCCGGAGGTCGCCGCCGAGACCAGGCGACGGGTCGAACACCTGCTGCACAAACACGGCTACCGGCGCAGGACCGGCAACGACGACGGCCCCGTCGGGCTGGTGGACCTGGTCTTCGCCGAGGTCGAGAGCCCGTGGGCGATGGAGCTGATCCGCGGCACGGAGGCCGCGGCCCACGAGTTCGGCGCCAGCGTGGTCATCTCGGTCCTGCACAGCCACGCCGGGCCGGGCCGGGACTGGGTGGAACGGATCGCCGCCCGGCGCACCGACGGGGCCATCCTGGTCGGCTCCCGGATCAACGCCCGTCGGCACGGCGAACTGGCCGCCCGGTCGATCCCGTTCGTGGTGGTGGATCCGGAGGGCGAACCGCCGCCCGGAGTCGCCTCGGTCGGGGCCACCAACTGGAACGGGGGCCTGGCCGCCACCCGTCACCTGATCGAACTGGGTCACCGCCGGATCGGCATGATCGGCGGCCCCCCCGACATGCTGTGCAGCCGGGCCCGCGTCGACGGCTACCGGGCCGCTCTGGAGACCGCTGGGATCGCGGTGGACCCCGCGCTCATCGGGTACGGCGACTTCCTGGTCGACTCCGGTCGCGACCGGGGCCACACGCTGCTCTCCCTCGCCGATCCGCCGACCGCGATCTTCGCCGGCAGCGACATGCAGGCGTTCGGCGTCTTCGAGGCGGCCAGGCGCCGCGGCCTGCGGGTGCCGGACGACCTGTCCGTGGTCGGCTTCGACGATCTGCCGCTGGCCCGGTCCGCGTGGCCGCCGCTGACCACCGTGCGCCAGCCGCTCCAGGAGATGGCGGCGCTGGCCGCCCGGATGGTGCTCGACCCCGACCGGAGCGGCGGACGCGAGCCGCGTCGGGTGGAACTGGCCACCGACCTGGTCGTCCGGGAGAGCACCGCCCCGCCGTCTCGCTGA
- a CDS encoding extracellular solute-binding protein — MRRWRCVAALTASALLLGACGTDGEDAGAKPGASGGTEKVTFEFWHSATAEPLKSFWADLVKRYQAAHPNVTIKNVGIENDSYKPKLATLTQSGRAPDLYSTWGGGVLKQHVDAGLVKDLTAETADIAGDFTPASLVPYRFDGKLYALPTDIGMVGFWYNKALFARAGVTTPPATWTEFLDTVRKLKAAGITPIALAGKAKWPGHYYWAYLAMRVAGLDALRQAGETGDFTGPGFVAAGQRLKELVDLQPFQKGFLGADYSTPDGQAATMSNGRAAMELMGQWAPAVQKDAGKGLGEDLGFFTFPTVEGGKGVATDAFGGGGGLAVGADAPPAALDFLKFALKEENHRKAVEAGGVLPVLKGEESAVTDPGIKAVSETLSAATAFQLYLDQAYPPAVGQEVNDAVAELIAGEKTPEEVASAITETAKSEAE; from the coding sequence ATGCGGCGTTGGCGATGCGTGGCGGCTCTGACGGCATCGGCCCTGCTCCTCGGAGCCTGCGGCACGGACGGGGAGGACGCCGGGGCGAAGCCCGGCGCGAGCGGCGGCACGGAGAAGGTCACCTTCGAGTTCTGGCACTCGGCGACGGCCGAACCGCTCAAGTCGTTCTGGGCGGACCTCGTCAAGCGGTACCAGGCGGCCCACCCCAACGTGACCATCAAGAACGTCGGCATCGAGAACGACTCCTACAAACCGAAGCTCGCCACGCTCACCCAGTCGGGCCGGGCGCCCGACCTCTACTCCACCTGGGGCGGCGGTGTCCTGAAGCAGCACGTCGACGCGGGCCTGGTGAAGGACCTGACGGCGGAGACCGCCGACATCGCCGGCGACTTCACCCCCGCCTCCCTCGTCCCCTACCGGTTCGACGGCAAGCTCTACGCCCTGCCCACCGACATCGGCATGGTCGGCTTCTGGTACAACAAGGCGCTGTTCGCCAGAGCCGGCGTCACCACCCCGCCCGCCACCTGGACCGAGTTCCTCGACACGGTGCGGAAGCTGAAGGCGGCCGGAATCACCCCGATCGCCCTGGCGGGCAAGGCCAAGTGGCCGGGGCACTACTACTGGGCGTACCTGGCCATGCGGGTGGCCGGGCTGGACGCGCTGCGGCAGGCCGGCGAGACCGGTGACTTCACCGGGCCGGGCTTCGTCGCCGCCGGGCAGCGGCTCAAGGAACTCGTCGACCTCCAGCCGTTCCAGAAGGGCTTCCTCGGCGCCGACTACTCCACCCCCGACGGCCAGGCCGCGACCATGAGCAACGGCAGAGCGGCCATGGAACTGATGGGCCAGTGGGCGCCGGCCGTGCAGAAGGACGCCGGCAAGGGGCTCGGCGAGGATCTCGGCTTCTTCACCTTTCCCACGGTGGAGGGCGGCAAGGGGGTGGCGACCGACGCGTTCGGCGGCGGCGGCGGACTGGCGGTGGGCGCCGACGCGCCGCCCGCGGCCCTGGACTTCCTGAAGTTCGCGCTCAAGGAGGAGAACCACCGCAAGGCCGTCGAGGCCGGCGGGGTGCTCCCCGTGCTCAAGGGCGAGGAGTCGGCCGTCACCGACCCCGGCATCAAGGCGGTCTCCGAAACCCTGTCCGCCGCGACCGCCTTCCAGCTCTACCTCGACCAGGCGTACCCGCCGGCCGTCGGCCAGGAGGTCAACGACGCCGTGGCCGAGCTGATCGCGGGCGAGAAGACGCCCGAGGAGGTCGCCTCGGCCATCACCGAGACGGCGAAGTCGGAGGCGGAGTGA
- a CDS encoding carbohydrate ABC transporter permease, producing MSTGVRAVTGPGARPAPPPGKPFGKLSGKPAGNRTGSAARRRRRGWVTAILFVLPALVLFGLLVLAPILVAGYTSLHRWNGVGPPGDFVGLDNFTRLFRSEIFLGDLRHGGILIALSLAVQLPISLSLAVLLNRRIRGRAFYRLLFFAPYMLSEAVTAVLFSLILSPEEGLANRLLTSWGLQPWTWLSEPDTVLMSLFLVITWKYFGFHMIIYLAGLQGIPRELSEAARIDGAGGWNVFRHVTLPLLGPTVRISVFLSVIGTIQLFDLVWILTGGGPSHASETMAVSMFEYGFKRSQIGYSSAISVVMFLISLVFALGYQRFVLRRDLEGASTAMGDHR from the coding sequence GTGAGCACCGGGGTGAGGGCGGTGACGGGGCCGGGCGCCCGTCCGGCGCCTCCCCCCGGCAAGCCCTTCGGGAAGCTCTCCGGGAAGCCGGCCGGGAACCGGACGGGGAGTGCCGCCCGCCGCCGCAGACGCGGATGGGTCACCGCGATCCTGTTCGTGCTCCCCGCGCTGGTGCTGTTCGGCCTGCTGGTGCTGGCGCCGATCCTGGTCGCCGGCTACACCAGCCTCCACCGGTGGAACGGGGTCGGCCCGCCGGGCGACTTCGTCGGCCTGGACAACTTCACCCGGCTGTTCCGGAGCGAGATCTTCCTCGGTGACCTGCGGCACGGCGGCATCCTGATCGCGCTGTCCCTGGCGGTGCAGCTGCCGATCTCCCTGTCCCTGGCGGTGCTGCTGAACCGGCGGATCCGCGGGCGGGCCTTCTACCGGTTGCTGTTCTTCGCGCCGTACATGCTCTCCGAGGCGGTCACCGCGGTCCTGTTCTCGCTGATCCTCTCCCCCGAGGAGGGCCTGGCGAACCGGCTGCTGACCTCCTGGGGACTCCAGCCGTGGACCTGGCTGTCGGAACCGGACACCGTGCTGATGTCGCTCTTCCTGGTGATCACCTGGAAGTACTTCGGATTCCACATGATCATTTATTTGGCCGGACTGCAGGGCATCCCCCGGGAGCTGAGCGAGGCGGCCAGGATCGACGGCGCCGGCGGCTGGAACGTGTTCCGCCACGTCACCCTGCCGCTGCTCGGCCCCACCGTCCGGATCAGCGTGTTCCTGTCCGTCATCGGCACGATCCAGCTCTTCGACCTCGTCTGGATCCTCACCGGCGGCGGTCCGTCGCACGCCTCCGAGACCATGGCCGTCAGCATGTTCGAGTACGGCTTCAAACGGTCCCAGATCGGTTACTCCAGCGCGATCAGCGTCGTCATGTTCCTGATCAGCCTCGTCTTCGCCCTCGGCTACCAGCGGTTCGTCCTCCGCCGTGACCTGGAGGGGGCCAGCACCGCGATGGGAGACCACCGTTGA
- a CDS encoding carbohydrate ABC transporter permease yields MTTPLRGLRTAPTHAILWVAAVFVLVPFLYGVLGGFKTSGALSADPLGPPSPWVTGNYTDVVTSGPFWRQLANSLFIAVATTALVVSLSAMAAFAFARFAFRGREALFTLFTVGLMFPFAVAILPLFVLLRAFGLLDNPLGVILPQAAFGLPLTVIILRTFFRSIPKEVEEAATIDGCTAFGFFWRVLLPMARPALATVSVLAIVASWNNFFLPLVVFNDPNLWTLPLGVQQFHGEYMADTARILAYVVISTLPALAFYAVAERHLVSGLTAGATKG; encoded by the coding sequence TTGACCACCCCGCTCCGCGGACTCCGGACGGCCCCGACGCACGCGATCCTGTGGGTGGCCGCCGTGTTCGTCCTCGTCCCCTTCCTGTACGGCGTGCTCGGCGGCTTCAAGACCTCCGGGGCGCTGTCGGCTGACCCGCTCGGCCCGCCCTCCCCGTGGGTCACCGGGAACTACACCGACGTGGTCACCTCGGGCCCGTTCTGGCGCCAGCTCGCCAACAGCCTGTTCATCGCGGTCGCGACCACCGCGCTGGTCGTGAGCCTGTCGGCGATGGCGGCCTTCGCCTTCGCCCGGTTCGCCTTCCGCGGCAGGGAAGCGCTGTTCACGCTGTTCACCGTCGGACTGATGTTCCCGTTCGCGGTGGCGATCCTGCCGCTGTTCGTCCTGCTGCGCGCGTTCGGCCTGCTGGACAACCCGCTCGGGGTGATCCTGCCCCAGGCCGCGTTCGGGCTGCCGCTGACCGTCATCATCCTCCGCACGTTCTTCCGGTCCATTCCGAAGGAGGTCGAGGAGGCCGCCACCATCGACGGCTGCACCGCGTTCGGGTTCTTCTGGCGGGTCCTGCTGCCGATGGCCCGGCCCGCCCTGGCCACCGTCTCGGTCCTCGCGATCGTGGCGAGCTGGAACAACTTCTTCCTGCCGTTGGTGGTCTTCAACGACCCGAACCTGTGGACCCTGCCGCTCGGCGTCCAGCAGTTCCACGGGGAGTACATGGCGGACACGGCCAGGATCCTCGCCTACGTCGTCATCTCGACGCTCCCCGCCCTGGCCTTCTACGCCGTCGCCGAACGCCACCTGGTCAGCGGCCTCACCGCGGGCGCCACCAAAGGCTGA
- a CDS encoding glycoside hydrolase family 5 protein yields MTLSVAGSRLVDSSGTPVRLRGVGLGGWLNMENFITGYPANESAMRAAVREVLGDDRAELFFDRLLTSFFGAADASLLAGLGVNCVRIPVNYHHLESDDRPFEIVERGFRHLDRAIGMLAEHGVYTVIDLHALPGAQNQHWHSDNPTHIAAFWQHRHFQDRAVHLWEAVADRYRDNPWVAGYNPVNEPGDPGGQVVGPFYDRLVKAIRAVDPGHVLFLDGNTYSTDFSVFREVYPNTVFVCHDYALAGFAHGGPYPGFTRGEWVDRAQLERTFERRTVFQRETGTPIWVGEFGPVYTGDPETDRQRYQILRDQLEIFDAHGAGWSLWTYKDVGLQGLVCAGEPYLSRFGAFIAKKKRLGADRWGSTMEEAADELAPLHRLMETEFPTWAPYPWGARYQVDDLVRHILIAQALLPEYAGLLRGCSDEELTALADSFALDRCTRRQPLLDLIAENLRADPTVTGGTPR; encoded by the coding sequence ATGACCCTGAGCGTCGCCGGATCCCGTCTCGTCGATTCGTCCGGCACCCCGGTGCGGCTGCGCGGAGTGGGCCTGGGGGGCTGGCTGAACATGGAGAACTTCATCACCGGCTACCCCGCCAACGAGTCCGCGATGCGCGCGGCCGTCCGGGAGGTGCTGGGGGACGACCGGGCCGAGCTGTTCTTCGACCGCCTGCTCACCTCGTTCTTCGGCGCGGCCGACGCCTCGCTCCTGGCCGGCCTCGGCGTCAACTGCGTCCGCATCCCGGTCAACTACCACCACCTGGAATCCGACGACCGCCCCTTCGAGATCGTCGAACGCGGCTTCCGCCACCTGGACCGGGCGATCGGCATGCTCGCCGAGCACGGCGTCTACACCGTGATCGACCTGCACGCCCTCCCCGGCGCGCAGAACCAGCACTGGCACTCCGACAATCCCACCCACATCGCCGCGTTCTGGCAGCACCGGCATTTCCAGGACCGCGCGGTCCACCTGTGGGAGGCCGTGGCCGACAGATACCGGGACAACCCGTGGGTGGCCGGCTACAACCCGGTCAACGAGCCGGGCGACCCGGGCGGGCAGGTCGTCGGCCCCTTCTACGACCGCCTGGTCAAGGCCATCCGCGCCGTCGATCCCGGGCACGTGCTGTTTCTGGACGGCAACACCTACTCCACCGACTTCTCGGTCTTCCGGGAGGTCTACCCGAACACGGTCTTCGTCTGCCACGACTACGCCCTGGCCGGGTTCGCGCACGGCGGCCCCTATCCGGGGTTCACCCGCGGGGAGTGGGTGGACCGGGCCCAGCTGGAGCGGACCTTCGAGCGCCGGACCGTCTTCCAGCGGGAGACGGGCACCCCGATCTGGGTCGGCGAGTTCGGCCCCGTCTACACCGGCGACCCGGAGACCGACCGCCAGCGCTACCAGATCCTCCGCGACCAGCTGGAGATCTTCGACGCGCACGGGGCGGGCTGGTCGCTGTGGACGTACAAGGACGTCGGGTTGCAGGGCCTGGTCTGCGCGGGGGAGCCGTACCTGAGCCGGTTCGGCGCTTTCATCGCCAAGAAGAAGCGGCTGGGCGCCGACCGATGGGGCTCCACGATGGAGGAGGCGGCGGACGAGCTGGCCCCGCTGCACCGGCTGATGGAGACCGAGTTCCCCACCTGGGCCCCCTACCCGTGGGGCGCCCGCTACCAGGTCGACGACCTCGTCCGGCACATCCTCATCGCGCAGGCGCTGCTCCCCGAGTACGCCGGGTTGCTGCGCGGCTGCTCCGACGAGGAGCTGACGGCCCTCGCCGACTCCTTCGCGCTCGACCGGTGCACCCGGCGGCAGCCGTTGCTGGACCTGATCGCCGAGAACCTGCGCGCCGACCCAACGGTGACCGGAGGCACCCCGCGGTGA
- a CDS encoding ATP-binding protein, translated as MSRPILEALVWCLAGCLVLAAVMTLRQWRVTGALREHTAELLNDLRVRDEEARHLAEARLPALVESLHRQSVPVPGLLHERLAGTPYGHSMQAVTDLFAHSVNAALARADESARATLMSAMRAIQSLASDQQLAISDMQDRYDRPDILADLLRIDHTNAQFGRRAQAVAVLCGAWPGRQRAAATLEDVVRGATSRISDYLRIKTVAQIDTAVVDRVVEPVVLAVAELLDNAARHSHPSTDVQVNIHQAHNGAVIVIDDWGVGMHEQEKQQAARLLSGAQPVDVTRLGDPPQFGFPVIGVLAQRYGFNVSVDSQSPYGGVRAVVFLPNALLTHLTTGDAPAPAASAATGTAPAPSSPGPFPQRRRREARPDLLPPQAPVPVARQRPAEQAAAVAGAFQRGTRAGRSTTEDRSTTEDRGNRHE; from the coding sequence ATGTCACGTCCCATACTGGAGGCACTGGTGTGGTGCCTGGCGGGCTGCCTGGTGCTCGCCGCGGTGATGACGCTGCGCCAGTGGCGCGTCACCGGCGCCTTGCGCGAGCACACCGCCGAGCTGCTGAACGACCTGCGCGTCCGCGATGAGGAGGCCCGGCATCTGGCCGAGGCCCGTCTTCCCGCGCTGGTGGAGTCCCTGCACCGGCAGTCCGTGCCCGTCCCCGGTCTCCTGCACGAGCGGCTGGCCGGAACGCCGTACGGCCACAGCATGCAGGCGGTGACGGACCTGTTCGCCCACAGTGTCAACGCCGCGCTGGCCCGCGCCGACGAGTCGGCACGGGCCACGCTGATGAGCGCGATGCGCGCTATCCAGAGCCTGGCCAGTGACCAGCAGCTGGCCATCTCGGACATGCAGGACCGCTACGACCGCCCGGACATCCTGGCCGACCTGCTGAGGATCGATCACACCAACGCGCAGTTCGGCCGTCGTGCCCAGGCCGTCGCGGTGCTGTGCGGGGCGTGGCCGGGAAGGCAGCGGGCCGCGGCCACCCTGGAGGACGTGGTGCGCGGCGCCACCTCACGCATCAGCGACTACCTGAGGATCAAGACCGTCGCGCAGATCGACACCGCGGTCGTCGACCGCGTGGTCGAACCCGTCGTGCTGGCCGTGGCCGAGCTGCTGGACAACGCCGCCCGGCACTCACACCCCAGCACGGACGTCCAGGTGAACATCCACCAGGCGCACAACGGCGCGGTCATCGTGATCGACGACTGGGGTGTCGGCATGCACGAGCAGGAGAAGCAGCAGGCGGCCCGGCTGCTGTCGGGTGCACAGCCGGTGGACGTCACCCGGCTCGGCGACCCGCCGCAGTTCGGGTTCCCCGTCATCGGCGTCCTCGCCCAGCGCTACGGCTTCAACGTCTCGGTGGACTCCCAGTCTCCCTACGGAGGGGTGCGCGCCGTGGTGTTCCTGCCCAACGCGCTGCTGACCCACCTGACCACCGGCGACGCTCCCGCCCCGGCGGCGTCCGCGGCGACCGGCACCGCCCCGGCACCGTCGTCACCGGGGCCGTTCCCCCAGCGCCGCCGCCGCGAGGCGCGTCCCGACCTGCTGCCCCCGCAGGCGCCGGTGCCGGTGGCGCGGCAACGCCCGGCGGAACAGGCCGCCGCCGTCGCGGGCGCCTTCCAGCGGGGGACACGTGCCGGCCGCTCGACCACCGAAGACCGTTCGACCACCGAAGACCGGGGAAACCGTCATGAATAA
- a CDS encoding roadblock/LC7 domain-containing protein — protein MNNTDWMLDEVVNVPHVRNAILLTADGLLQAHSAGISRDQADAYAAALSGLQSLSRATAEFCTDDPHTSWRQTLVEFAGGYVLTIAAGEGAYLAVSCTDAADLETVTYRMHKLVDRLGKEMTSPPRHGAGRT, from the coding sequence ATGAATAACACCGACTGGATGCTCGACGAGGTGGTGAACGTCCCCCACGTCCGGAACGCGATCCTGCTGACCGCCGACGGGCTGTTGCAGGCGCACTCGGCGGGGATCAGCCGCGACCAGGCCGACGCCTACGCCGCCGCGCTGTCGGGCCTGCAGTCCCTCAGCCGCGCGACGGCGGAGTTCTGCACCGACGACCCGCACACCTCCTGGCGGCAGACGCTGGTGGAGTTCGCCGGCGGTTACGTGCTGACCATCGCCGCCGGGGAAGGCGCCTACCTGGCCGTGTCCTGCACCGACGCCGCGGACCTGGAGACGGTCACCTACCGCATGCACAAGCTCGTCGACCGGCTGGGCAAGGAGATGACCAGCCCGCCACGGCACGGCGCCGGCCGGACATGA
- a CDS encoding DUF742 domain-containing protein yields MTPSRRDSDLVRPYVVTGGRAHPRIPFDLVSLVVAAGDPPPGGPDLGPEKRRLMALCRGGALSVAEVAAHLALPVGVTKVLLGDLTESGHLATRAPAPPAERPDVQLLQEVLDGLRALV; encoded by the coding sequence ATGACCCCGAGCCGGCGCGACAGCGACCTGGTGCGGCCGTACGTGGTGACCGGCGGCCGCGCGCACCCCCGCATCCCCTTCGACCTGGTGTCGCTGGTGGTCGCCGCCGGCGACCCGCCCCCCGGTGGCCCGGACCTCGGCCCCGAGAAACGCCGCCTCATGGCGCTGTGCCGGGGCGGGGCCCTGTCGGTGGCGGAGGTCGCCGCCCACCTGGCACTGCCCGTCGGCGTCACCAAGGTCCTGCTCGGCGATCTGACCGAATCCGGGCACCTCGCCACCCGCGCGCCGGCGCCCCCCGCCGAACGTCCCGACGTCCAACTGCTGCAGGAGGTGCTCGATGGGCTCCGCGCTCTGGTCTGA
- a CDS encoding GTP-binding protein: MGSALWSDGRTDAVYLGDAVERAVKILVVGHFAVGKTTLVGALSEIPPLRTEEVMTQAGAVVDDLGGVTGKDTTTVAMDFGRLTLNPHLVLYLFGAPGQRRFQRLWHDMAYGALGALVLADARRLDASFPVMDMVEEHGLPYAVAVNRFDGTPAFDTGALRGALDLLEETPLVVCDARDRASAGAALITLVQYLLARATKEHP, from the coding sequence ATGGGCTCCGCGCTCTGGTCTGACGGCCGCACCGACGCCGTCTACCTCGGTGACGCGGTGGAGCGGGCGGTGAAGATCCTCGTCGTCGGGCACTTCGCCGTCGGCAAGACCACCCTGGTCGGCGCCCTGTCGGAGATCCCCCCGCTGCGCACCGAGGAGGTCATGACGCAGGCCGGCGCCGTCGTCGACGACCTGGGCGGGGTGACCGGCAAGGACACCACCACCGTCGCGATGGACTTCGGCCGCCTGACCCTCAACCCGCACCTGGTGCTGTACCTGTTCGGCGCCCCCGGGCAGCGGCGCTTCCAGCGGCTGTGGCACGACATGGCCTACGGGGCCCTGGGTGCGCTGGTGCTGGCCGACGCCCGCCGCCTGGACGCCTCCTTCCCCGTCATGGACATGGTCGAAGAGCACGGCCTGCCCTACGCCGTCGCCGTCAACCGCTTCGACGGCACCCCCGCCTTCGACACCGGCGCCTTGCGCGGTGCCCTGGACCTGCTGGAGGAGACCCCCCTGGTCGTCTGCGACGCCCGGGACCGCGCCTCCGCCGGCGCGGCACTGATCACCCTCGTGCAGTACTTGCTCGCCCGCGCCACCAAGGAGCACCCGTGA
- a CDS encoding cytochrome P450 gives MTSDRHPAPGSGPPPGCPAHAGHQPGAALYGPEFAADPGRTYDRLRAYGPAAPVELAPGVHAVLVTGYHAALEVLGNPHIYSKDPRGWRALQTGEVPPDSAVIPMMGYRPNALFSDPPAHGRFRHAITDSLRRVDPHALRRSVTHGADRLIDAFAARGHADLLAEYAAIVPLLTFNRLFGQADAASDRLVTALAKMFEGGDGAAEGDALFTRYMVDLITLKRARPGADVTSWLMEHPARLTDEEMIHQCTLLIAAGTEPVQNLIGNALRLLLSDDRFAGSLSGGTMPVDAALEEVLWKDPPMANYAVHYPRYDVWLRGVPLRAGDPVVISLAAANTDPALDTTLSRAGNRAHLAFSAGPHACPAKAVARLIATVAIETLLDRVPDVALAVPADRLRWRPGPFQRALTALPARFTPVSSSTPGESTWTRPPAPLPSTRPVATYTEKQPAYAPPARRRRWSFPAAWLRGR, from the coding sequence GTGACCTCCGACCGTCACCCCGCCCCCGGCTCCGGCCCGCCGCCGGGCTGCCCCGCACACGCCGGCCACCAACCGGGCGCCGCCCTGTACGGGCCCGAGTTCGCCGCCGACCCCGGCCGCACCTACGACCGGCTGCGCGCCTACGGACCGGCGGCGCCGGTCGAGCTCGCCCCCGGCGTGCACGCCGTCCTCGTCACCGGCTACCATGCCGCCCTGGAGGTGTTGGGCAACCCGCACATCTACTCCAAGGACCCGCGCGGCTGGCGAGCCCTGCAGACCGGGGAGGTCCCCCCGGACAGCGCCGTCATCCCGATGATGGGATACCGGCCCAACGCGCTGTTCTCCGACCCGCCCGCCCACGGCAGGTTCCGCCACGCGATCACCGACAGCCTGCGCCGCGTCGACCCGCACGCGCTGCGCCGCTCCGTCACCCACGGCGCCGACCGGCTCATCGACGCCTTCGCCGCCCGCGGGCACGCCGACCTGCTGGCCGAGTACGCCGCGATCGTGCCGCTGCTCACCTTCAACCGGCTCTTCGGTCAGGCCGACGCCGCCAGCGACCGGCTGGTCACCGCCCTGGCCAAGATGTTCGAGGGCGGCGACGGCGCGGCGGAGGGCGACGCGCTGTTCACCCGGTACATGGTCGACCTGATCACCCTCAAGCGGGCCCGGCCGGGGGCGGACGTCACCTCGTGGCTGATGGAGCACCCGGCGCGGCTGACCGACGAGGAGATGATCCACCAGTGCACGCTGCTGATCGCGGCCGGCACCGAACCCGTGCAGAACCTGATCGGCAACGCCCTGCGGCTCCTGCTGTCCGACGACCGCTTCGCCGGCAGCCTGTCCGGCGGGACCATGCCCGTCGACGCGGCCCTGGAGGAGGTGCTGTGGAAGGACCCGCCCATGGCCAACTACGCCGTCCACTATCCCCGCTACGACGTCTGGCTGCGCGGTGTGCCACTGCGTGCGGGCGACCCGGTCGTCATCAGCCTGGCCGCGGCCAACACCGACCCGGCTCTGGACACCACCCTGAGCAGGGCCGGTAACCGCGCGCACCTGGCCTTCAGCGCGGGCCCGCACGCCTGCCCCGCGAAGGCCGTCGCCCGCCTGATCGCCACCGTCGCGATCGAGACGCTCCTCGACCGCGTCCCGGACGTGGCGCTGGCCGTTCCCGCCGACCGGCTGCGGTGGCGACCCGGGCCCTTCCAGCGGGCCCTGACCGCACTTCCTGCCCGTTTCACCCCGGTTTCTTCCTCGACCCCTGGAGAGAGCACATGGACGCGACCGCCTGCCCCTTTGCCATCGACCCGACCGGTCGCGACATACACGGAGAAGCAGCCCGCTTACGCGCCGCCGGCGCGGCGACGCCGGTGGAGCTTCCCGGCGGCGTGGCTGCGTGGGCGGTGA